The genomic interval ATTACTGATGTATGTGGAAATTACATTTGTTctggattattttgtttaattctttGACATGTATTTGGATATATTCTCAGAGTGAGGCCCAGACTGACAACACTTTTGAAGAGGAAAATCTTGTCATGTGTGTCTTGGATCTGTTTGTTGCTGGCTCTGAAACCACTACCAGCACCCTACTCTGGGCTTTTCTCTACATGGCAAAGTGTCCTGAGATCCAGGGTAAGAGCACTGACCAGTTTTAACTCAATAATGGGGATATGTGGGaaactaaaacacattttctttagtGGTATGTAGGTAGGTAAATACTGTAGGTAGGCTGTGTTTGGAATCACATATTCACTACTACCTACTCCCTATTGAGTTCTTAGTAGAGGACTTTAGTTGATTTGTGGGCAGTGCCATTTTGTGGTGGCTGCCATATTTGCTGTGCAACTCAGCTTTTGCTGCTGAGGATACCTGCATATCTTCCGGCTTGTCTGTAGTGAGCTAATTGTTGAGCCAATTTCAGTGATATCTTCTTTTAAACTGAGTGTATTTTTCTTACAATATAACTAGATATAAAATGATATAACATAATTGACAAAATAAAGaacaatttgtttgtttatggtCTCATAACTGGCATCATCATCAGGAAAAAATATAATTACTTGGAAAATCATTTACTCTTTTTAAAACACCCAAATACTATTTATTCTGTTTCCTCTATTCCAATTATTTTGATAAGGAGATGCATTTCCTTTGCACAGCAATGCATGACAGTATATATTGTTTTGTCAgctacttttcacaatgcattgatGGATACAAGGAGTCCACTATAAAGGGTATAGTAATTCTCACTTTTAATGCAGACAGCATACCAATTCCCTGTATAGTGTAATTTAATACTGTTCCTAAGCAAGTCTTTGCTACACATTGAAAAATTAAACTACACGTTCTTTGTTTGAAATCAACAAGACTGCAAATCTATTTACCGTACTCACTAATGTAGTAGTTATAAATTGTGCCTCATCTCTTTGCAAGTTTTGTATACTCTTGGAGCCTGTTGAAGAATTATCTTTCTACTCCACGCTGTTTCCCTTCCCCCCCAGCAAAGGTCCAGTCTGAGATACATGAAGTAGTTGGAAAGTCCAGAGAACCATCAACAGCAGATCGTGTAAACCTGCCTTATACTGATGCTGTCCTCCACGAGATCATGAGAATGAGCAACGTAGTACCTCTAAGCCTGCCTCATATCACAAACCATGATATACAGTTGGAAGGATACACAATTCCAAAGGTCAGTTTTTATAAATGCACTTTTTATGATTCATAAACCTCCAGCATTTATTAATTCAAATTATtctataaaatgtaattattctTCTCACTAGGGAATCACAGTCATTCCCAATCTGACTTCGGTGCTATACGACAAGAATGAGTGGGAGACCCCCTTTACCTTCAACCCAAGACACTTTCTGAATGAGGAGGGGAAGTTTGTGAAGCCAGCTGCTTTCATTCCTTTCTCTGCAGGTGAGAAGCAACCGATCACTTCTTGACTTAACTTCTTTCACAATAAGTAAAGGTGCCAATTGTCAGTCCCAGCATTCATTGGGACCCTTGGGTGGTACTCACATATCTTTTTACAAAAACGCCTAAATGTCTTGGCCaagaaggaaatgaaaagaaatgggtCAGGGATAACAACTCATGTGTCTTCTATTAACATGAAGGAGGTGAGGGTTTATGACTAgttctgcagccagtcagtaggggaCGCTCCAAATGTCTTGGCTTCACATTTAGGGAGCTGTCATGTCATcaatctttttatacagtctatgtacAGTCACCTTTGTTGAACTTATTCCTCTTCTAGCTAtccattctctttttttaaatacatgattCAGGTGTTAAAATagtcaattttttttctccatgttcTTAAGTCATTAACTgggagagaaaacagctgaatttaattttttttttacttcattgcTTGGCTCTTGTTCAATTTCTGTTAAAAACGATAACGGTTTGTCTAATTCTGTTTTCCTGCCTCAGGTAAGCGGCTGTGTCCAGGGGAAGGCCTGGCCAGGATGgaacttttcctcttctttaccTCCTTCATGCAGCACTTCACCTTCTCTATGCCTGCTGGGGTCAAACCTGCAATGGACTCACAGTTTGGCATAGTTCTGTCACCCCATCAGTATGAAATCTGTGCAACCTCAAGTTAAGAGAAGCActaattgacaaaaaaagtccaaaaagtaATTggcataatgttttttttttttgtccttaagATTGCGTGACTGCTTTATGGTACAGAATATTTCTATTTAATTCTTTGCTTTCATTATTAATTCCACGGCATGATGTTTAGTAATGATATCTCTTAAGGCTTTAAAAGTATCCCTATTAGCAAACAATCATTGAAACTAAGTTGATTTTCTGTCTGAATCATCATTTTGGTTGACATTGAAATctcaacacaaaataaacattgaataaatattaaaagtaatGTTTATGACAGTGATGTTGAAACAATGTGGATCTATAGTTGTTATGACTATGATTGATTTAGCATTGCGACACAGAGGTTGAAAAgacatttatctatttatttaatgCATTGAAGAAATTAGCTGCTGGCTGTCACAAAAGTTTCTATAGCTTCACAAGGATAAAACGGAAATTCTGATTGTAGGCCCACAAAGACAAAGGCAAGAACTCATATCCATTTCATCATCTTTTCCTCTTCAGTACAGTGATCATGTCAAAAACCTAGGTGTCATCATTGATCATTTAGTAATGTGATGATTAGTAATCATTAGTAATGATATCTCTTAAGGCTTTAAAAGTATCCCTATtagctttgctttgctttgctttgctaGTTAGAATAGGCAAAAACCATCACTTACTcagtttgaagtcatttgtgGGGTTAACGTTAGCTAGATTTGGAAATTActcagaaacactgcaggcagacacaAACGCAGTGAGTGAATTCTTTGAATACAGATCTTAACAGTTGCTAAATGggacaataaacaaaacattttcttgtaatgtgGTTCACTAAGTGGGCTATAATGAACTTGACTTGCTTGTCTGGTTGTACTAGAATGGTAAGGTTAGCTAACATCAACAGTcactttatatttgtttcagcttcaactgacactgactattgattaaatattgaattagaaatgatgattaGCTGGGCCTACTAGGAAATATGGCCATagtataaataatataatatacagtatttgaaaatgtataaaaggaaacTTTAGTGAGACTGTCAGAATGGACCTGAAGTGCCTGAAATGCAGGTGTGGACAGATGTGTTAAACAGGCAGCTTATCAAGATTTGCAGGTCTGAATAAAGTGGAATGAGGACGGGAAGCAATGTGCAGCTACCTGTCAGCTCAAATTTGTTTGTCAACTTGTAACTGTGATGACTTAGACACTCTGGCTTTTGAGTCGAATGTCTTGGTAAAGAAAAAAGTTTAAGGGGCTCCCACTGTAGACCTATCACAGTCAGATGAGGGTGAGGTTTTGTCGCACTGGAAACTTTTAACCTTTAACGAGCATTCTGCCACTGAGGAACATCCTGACCATTTCAGTTACATTTGCCATGGACATGAGTAAGGCATCTCCTGGATCGTAGAACTCTGCCTCCTCATCTGATCTCGTATTGGTTTGGTCAGGAGTTcttccaagtttttttttttacaccactaAGTGCATACAAGAACATGGTTACTTGTGTGTAAAAGCAAAGATTAGCTCAATCAGAAACTCCTCTGGGTTACATTTCCCCTAGCTTTCCACAATGTGCTGAGATATCCAACTgttattaaatgttttgaaaattaGAATGATGATTATAAACATATTGACATGtatcaaaaataacattttattggCGAAGCATACAAGTTACTTGAATGataaaggttttttaaaagtcatttcGCAGTGGTCTTGAAGTCAGAGTTGGCTTCATGGGTTTTTGATAAGCAGTGACAACATTTCTAtatttgactgattttattttattttgatttttttcactttcaacGTTCGGTGGTTTTAAAAAGGAAGCATTATACAAAGTATTTTGTGTCAtctatgaaaatgtaaaaaaacaaaacaacaacacacaattaAGCCAAGCTAAGCCAAAATCTATCCAATAACCACCGTTTTATCTACAATGGTCAGTCAACTTGGTAAGGTAACACACATAAaaaagatatttactgaatacATTTTACAGCCTAAACCAAGAAATTACCAAAAAGTGGTAAAGCATATTGTTCTCTGAACATTCCTTTTTCTTCATTCTTAGCGTGGCGTGGCACAGATTTCATAAGGACATGGTGCCAGAGTAATACCAAATTGGTAGTCCAACTTCGCCTTGACCCCAGCAGGCATGGAGAAGGTGAAGCGCTGCatgaaggaggtgaagaagaggaaaagctCCATCTTTGCCAAGTTCTCACCAAGACATACACGCTTacctgaaacaaaaaacaaactgaaaagcTAAACATCAGGCATGTTCAAATATTTACAGAACTGAGAAAGATTATCATGGTAAAAATGTACTCTGCCCTCAGACAAGTGAGTATATatttagacttagacttagactttcttaattgtcattcaaacttgtacttcacagtgcagataagaacgaGATTTCATTGCATTTGGCtcgttgtagtgcaggataaaaacagcagcaagtatttacatagaaagataaggtgcagatataaatagatataaaaagaaaagctatgtaTAAAATttctatacagataaatatattgcacttttgtgatgtatgttatattgtattttacagtccagtgaggtagtcctgtgtgggggtttgagggggaatggagggattctttttttgtgttcaaaataaTCATTCTAACCTTTCCCTCTTGGTACGATATGCTGAATACTCATTACCATCTCAAAgccaaaacaacattttgacaaTCAGATTTGAACACTTCTGGCAAATTCTGATCCCATGTCACTTACTTCATTTACTCTgcgtttttttcttcataattaAGAGTCCGCTCTTAGCAAATCAAAAAATGATTATGTCAGTTTATGCTGAGACAGGCCCCAGGCCCCTGGGTTTGTGTTGCTCCTCACCTGCAGAGAAAGGAATGAAGGCAGCTTGCTTCACAAACTTCCCCTCCTCAGTCAGGAAGTGTCCTGGGTTGAAGGTGGAGGGGGTCTCCCACTCATTCTTGTCATACAGCACAGAGGTCAAGTTGGGAATGACTGTGACTCCCTGGTGATTTGAATAAtataattaattataatataaGATTATTTAAGTATGATATATTATTATACTTTGTCATATAATTTTATTATGTAGTGGAAATTGACCTTTGGGATTGTGTAGCCTCCCAGCTGGATATCCTTGTTGGTCATATGAGGCAGGCTGAGAGGTACTATGTTGCCTATTCTCTGGACCTCGTGGAGGACAGCGTCTGTATAGGGCATGCTTACACGATCTTCCACTGACGGCTGTCTGGACTGTCCTATCACTCTGTCTATCTCAGCCTGGACCTTTGCtgtgaggaaaggaaacaaacaggaaCTGAAAAGACGTTTCATAGACAGGCTGCAAAGTAAAAACGTGTGAAGAGATGGTGCAAAAATGACCAccagtgtgtatttgtttgtcacctatttacacattttagaGTAAGAACTGGCCTGTTCAGTGCTCTTACCCTGGATCTCTGGGTACTTGGCCATGTAAAGGAAAGCCCAGCGCAAAGTGGTGGATGTGGTCTCAGAGCCGGCCACAAACAgttcaaagacagaaataatcagGCATTCCTCATCAAAAGTGTTGTCAGTTTGCCCTTTACTCTGAGAATATATTCAAAgacatgtgtaaaaaaaatgtatcaaaatacTTTGGAACAATTGCAAGTGTACTGGAActtgaaatcatgaaaaatgttttaagctGTGTTCTACAGCATTAATTGGGTAGTTTTCTGTCAGGGATAAGCCATTCAAAGATATAGCTGTAAGGCATTTAGTGTCCGTCACCATCTCTATCTCATTGAAGTAGCAGTCGATGTAGTCTCTTTGGTCTGAGGGGTCCCAGTTTTGTTTGTGCTCTTTAAGTTCTTCTCTTATAAAGTCCTTTATATCATAGTAAATTTGCTTGAATGTCTGATGTGGCCCAGGTATCCATCTCATCAGCCGAGGGAATGCGTTGTAAAACTGCAGAGCAAAGCAGATTAAAATGATAATATATGGTAGTGGAATTTCAGCGTGTATTTCAAATATAACATCTTTATTAAGCCATTTGCATGGATGCTCTGTTTCACACTTTAGCATTTATTGCAAAACAATGACACACCACATTAATATTTCAGCTGTTGCTTAAAAATGCCATACCTGTGCCCAGATCGACGCTTCAATCTGGAGTGCTGTTTCAAAGTAGCTGATCAGTTTCCTGAACTTCTCATCAGTGTACTCAAAGCGATGCCCGAAGACCAGGGAGCAGATGATGTTGGAGATAGCGTTGCTGAAGATGAGGTTTGGGTTGAAAGGCTTACCTCCACAGTTTAACACAAAATAAGATGTTCATTTGGTATGCCATCATTTCTCTTTATAAATGTATCACTCAACATTTAATATGTACCTTTATAGCTATTTAAGTCGTTTATACAATAGGTTATTTCCTCCAAGACGTTTGGTTCAAGTGACTTCCTCCCAAATCCAAAATTTTTCAAGGTTGAAACTGCAAAACGCCTCTGCTGCTTCCAGATGTGCCCATTACTGAAAACAACACCTGACAGGAAATTCATgacgaggaaaaaaaatgtgaggtTATAAAAATAGAAGCCAATGAAATTATAAGCATAAAATATATCAAGTTAACAGTCCTTGTTCTGC from Labrus mixtus chromosome 3, fLabMix1.1, whole genome shotgun sequence carries:
- the LOC132960482 gene encoding cytochrome P450 2J4-like, translated to MDFIFSVFGTLLNLDVKSLLIFIAILILTADYIKNRRHASFPPGPWAIPILGNIFSVDHNKAHESMTQLAGKYGDVYSLRIGQQWLVVLNGFEVLKEALVTKGDSLADRPPLPILVDLTGGLGVVFSNGHIWKQQRRFAVSTLKNFGFGRKSLEPNVLEEITYCINDLNSYKGKPFNPNLIFSNAISNIICSLVFGHRFEYTDEKFRKLISYFETALQIEASIWAQFYNAFPRLMRWIPGPHQTFKQIYYDIKDFIREELKEHKQNWDPSDQRDYIDCYFNEIEMSKGQTDNTFDEECLIISVFELFVAGSETTSTTLRWAFLYMAKYPEIQAKVQAEIDRVIGQSRQPSVEDRVSMPYTDAVLHEVQRIGNIVPLSLPHMTNKDIQLGGYTIPKGVTVIPNLTSVLYDKNEWETPSTFNPGHFLTEEGKFVKQAAFIPFSAGKRVCLGENLAKMELFLFFTSFMQRFTFSMPAGVKAKLDYQFGITLAPCPYEICATPR